A genomic window from Paraburkholderia phytofirmans OLGA172 includes:
- a CDS encoding nitrate reductase → MSFPIAISNPFDGNRDAVRTTCPYCGVGCGVRATPRPDGPPDIAGDERHPANAGRLCVKGSALGETVGLDGRLLHPKLREPGSGELRDASWSDALDAVASGFRRIIDQHGPDAVALYVSGQLLTEDYYVANKLMKGYVGGANIDTNSRLCMSSSVAGHKRAFGEDLVPVCYEDLELADMVVLVGSNTAWCHPILFQRIVKIKETRPDMKVVVIDPRYTATCEMADLHLPLKAGTDVRLFNGLLSFLAEHDTTDTGFVDAHTTGFAQALDAASTDAASGFDLAQCAKACKIDPHDLLEFYRLFARTERVVTVYSQGVNQSSSGTDKVNSIINCHLLTGRIGKPGMGPFSFTGQPNAMGGREVGGLANMLAAHLELDNLRHRELVQTFWGSPVIAERPGLKAVELFGAIETGRIKAVWIMGTNPVVSLPDGDQAKRALARCELVVSSDIVENTDTNAFAHVLLPALGWGEKDGTVTNSERRISRQRAFLPAPGEARADWRIICDVAQRMGYAGFDFSAPHEIFDEHARLSAYRNERNEAGNGDETPDSHGKTGGGQIEGKVPRVFNLSGLVALGRERYDALQPIQWPVLAVRDAAQRGTARLFGDRRYAHADGKARFVATPPRAPIHAPDDEYPLTLNTGRVRDQWHTMTRTGKSEKLAGHVTEAFVDLHPQDALSCGVREGELARVSSRWGSMVARVLHGGGMSRGSVFVPIHWNDQVASDARVGAVVNPEVDPVSGEPEFKHTPVRVDRFDVAWHGFSLSRHAPVLDGMTYWTRVHGTQFVRYELAGRKPLADHGGWAQALFGIDDPHADWLEYEDRTAGIYRAVHLVDERIESCIFVSARPELPLPSRTWLAGLFGKDRLDEEDRAGLLVGQPIGKGVDTGPTVCSCFGVGRNTICAAIREQGLKTAAEITACLKAGGNCGSCVPELKKLLVDTELERLSIA, encoded by the coding sequence GTGAGTTTTCCCATCGCCATTTCCAACCCGTTTGACGGTAACCGTGACGCGGTCCGAACCACCTGCCCGTATTGCGGCGTCGGTTGCGGCGTACGCGCGACCCCACGCCCGGACGGCCCGCCCGACATTGCCGGCGACGAGCGCCATCCGGCCAACGCCGGACGCCTGTGCGTGAAGGGCTCGGCGCTCGGCGAAACGGTCGGGCTCGACGGACGCCTGCTGCATCCGAAGCTGCGCGAGCCGGGCAGCGGCGAATTGCGCGACGCGTCGTGGAGCGATGCGCTCGACGCGGTCGCTAGCGGCTTTCGCCGGATCATCGATCAGCATGGCCCGGATGCGGTCGCGCTCTACGTCTCGGGACAACTGCTGACGGAGGACTACTACGTCGCCAACAAGCTGATGAAAGGCTATGTCGGCGGCGCGAACATCGACACCAATTCGCGCCTGTGCATGTCGTCATCGGTCGCCGGGCACAAGCGTGCGTTCGGCGAAGACCTGGTGCCGGTGTGCTACGAAGACCTCGAACTGGCAGACATGGTGGTGCTGGTCGGATCGAACACCGCGTGGTGCCATCCGATCCTGTTCCAGCGGATTGTCAAGATCAAGGAAACGCGACCCGATATGAAGGTCGTCGTGATCGACCCGCGTTATACCGCGACCTGCGAGATGGCCGACCTGCACCTGCCGCTGAAGGCGGGCACCGACGTCCGGCTGTTCAACGGGTTGCTCAGCTTTCTCGCGGAACACGATACGACCGATACAGGCTTCGTCGATGCGCACACGACCGGTTTCGCACAGGCGCTCGATGCCGCATCAACCGACGCGGCGAGCGGTTTTGACCTCGCGCAGTGCGCGAAGGCCTGCAAAATCGACCCACACGATCTGCTCGAGTTCTATCGGCTTTTCGCGCGGACCGAGCGGGTGGTGACGGTCTATTCCCAAGGCGTGAACCAGTCGTCTTCCGGCACTGACAAGGTCAACAGCATCATCAATTGCCATCTGCTGACAGGTCGCATCGGCAAGCCGGGGATGGGACCGTTCTCGTTTACCGGCCAGCCGAACGCGATGGGCGGGCGTGAAGTGGGCGGCCTCGCGAACATGCTGGCGGCACACCTGGAGCTCGACAATCTGCGTCATCGCGAACTCGTGCAGACTTTCTGGGGCTCGCCCGTCATTGCAGAACGGCCGGGACTCAAGGCGGTCGAGTTGTTCGGGGCGATCGAGACAGGCCGGATCAAGGCCGTCTGGATCATGGGCACGAACCCGGTTGTGAGCTTGCCCGACGGCGATCAGGCGAAGCGGGCGCTCGCGCGATGCGAGCTCGTCGTCAGTTCCGACATTGTTGAAAACACGGACACCAACGCGTTTGCCCACGTGCTGCTGCCGGCACTCGGCTGGGGCGAGAAGGACGGCACGGTCACCAACTCCGAGCGCAGGATCTCGCGCCAGCGGGCGTTCCTGCCGGCACCGGGCGAAGCGCGCGCCGACTGGCGGATCATCTGCGACGTCGCGCAGCGGATGGGGTATGCCGGCTTCGATTTTTCGGCGCCGCATGAGATCTTCGATGAGCATGCGCGGCTGAGTGCTTATCGCAACGAGCGCAACGAGGCTGGCAACGGTGACGAGACCCCTGACAGCCACGGGAAAACAGGCGGCGGGCAAATCGAAGGGAAGGTGCCGCGTGTCTTCAATCTGAGCGGCCTCGTCGCGCTCGGCCGCGAGCGTTACGATGCGCTGCAGCCCATCCAGTGGCCCGTACTGGCGGTGAGAGACGCAGCGCAGCGCGGTACCGCGCGTCTCTTCGGTGATCGCCGCTATGCGCACGCAGACGGCAAGGCGCGTTTCGTGGCGACCCCGCCGCGCGCACCGATCCACGCGCCGGACGACGAGTATCCGCTCACGCTGAATACCGGCCGGGTGCGCGACCAATGGCACACGATGACCCGCACGGGCAAGTCGGAGAAGCTCGCCGGCCACGTGACGGAAGCCTTCGTCGATCTGCATCCGCAGGACGCGCTGTCGTGCGGCGTGCGGGAAGGTGAACTCGCGCGCGTGTCGAGCCGTTGGGGCTCGATGGTCGCCCGTGTGCTGCATGGTGGTGGCATGTCGCGTGGCAGCGTGTTCGTGCCGATCCACTGGAACGATCAGGTGGCGTCCGACGCGCGTGTCGGCGCAGTGGTGAATCCCGAGGTCGATCCGGTCTCCGGGGAGCCCGAGTTCAAACATACGCCGGTTCGCGTCGACCGGTTCGACGTCGCCTGGCACGGTTTCTCGTTGAGCCGTCACGCTCCGGTGCTGGACGGCATGACCTACTGGACGCGCGTCCACGGCACGCAGTTCGTGCGCTACGAACTCGCGGGGCGCAAGCCGCTCGCCGATCACGGCGGCTGGGCGCAAGCGCTGTTCGGCATCGACGATCCGCACGCCGACTGGCTGGAGTACGAAGACAGGACGGCGGGCATCTATCGCGCCGTACACCTGGTCGACGAGCGTATCGAGAGTTGCATCTTCGTCTCGGCGCGGCCTGAACTGCCCTTGCCGTCGCGCACGTGGCTCGCGGGCCTGTTCGGGAAGGACCGGCTCGACGAGGAGGACCGCGCCGGCCTGCTGGTCGGACAGCCGATTGGCAAGGGCGTCGATACGGGACCTACGGTCTGCTCGTGTTTTGGTGTCGGCCGCAACACGATCTGCGCGGCGATCCGCGAGCAAGGGCTAAAGACGGCGGCGGAGATTACCGCATGCCTGAAGGCCGGTGGCAATTGCGGGTCCTGTGTGCCGGAACTGAAGAAGCTGCTGGTCGACACCGAGCTGGAACGATTGAGCATCGCATGA
- a CDS encoding adenosylcobalamin-dependent ribonucleoside-diphosphate reductase, whose amino-acid sequence MAEDTPETRAAVVPPGQLVAPQQFSLDVLLEKYAKGEEQSADDVFKRVARGVAQAEPEALRESVEALFADNLRHGALGAGRIMSAAGTGIAATLINCFVQPVGDAIQGVDEQGLPGIYVALLQAAETMRRGGGVGYNFSAIRPKGARVHTTSSSASGPCSYMDVFDASCRTVESAGSRRGAQMAVLDCNHPDLIEFIEAKHSKGRWNNFNVSVGVTDEFMRAVEADQPWPLVHRAEPSPALRAAGDVRQREDGLWVYSERPAREIWDRIMRSTYDVAEPGIVFISRMNEDNNLRAVETIRATNPCGEQPLPAYGCCNLGPLNLTRFVLDPFAQMKGRKPSFDWDGLAKRTRIQVRFLDDVLDVTLWPLQQQYDESRAKRRIGVGFTGLGDTLVMLGLRYNSQEGRDFAVRIARLMRDEAYRASVELARERGAFELFDAGRYLEAGTFASRLPDDIKDAIRLDGIRNSHLLSIAPTGTVSLAFADNASNGIEPAFSWTYTRMKVMADGGRESFDVEDYAYRLYRELGGDVNKLPDYFVSALEMSARDHLDMMAAVQPYVDTSISKTVNVPADYPFEAFESLYFDAWKNGLKGLATYRPNETLGAVLSVSPPQADDTLAETDQDPLRIAIDHRPKGELPAIIEKVEYLTQAGKKSLYVAVSFIEVTGRLGGEDVTIERPIEFFIPTGQRDESQQWITATMRSLSLAARGGFVARNLQDMRKVSWDRGQVRLGEVQRLDGHRTPRWHDSEVAALAFAIQQILHRRGFLDAEGNQVPSRMLARLPRGQMRAEVALPADFGIRPHPGDADESALLTQPGGGAQGLHTMLGRKCGSCGANAVIRKDGCDFCTACGEVGACG is encoded by the coding sequence ATGGCAGAAGACACCCCGGAAACCCGCGCCGCAGTGGTTCCTCCCGGTCAATTAGTTGCACCGCAACAATTCTCTCTGGACGTCCTGCTCGAGAAATACGCGAAAGGCGAAGAGCAATCGGCCGACGACGTGTTCAAACGCGTCGCCCGCGGCGTCGCTCAGGCGGAACCGGAGGCACTGCGCGAGTCGGTGGAAGCGCTGTTTGCCGACAATCTGCGGCACGGCGCGCTGGGCGCTGGGCGCATCATGAGCGCGGCAGGCACCGGCATCGCCGCCACGCTCATCAATTGCTTCGTGCAGCCGGTCGGCGACGCGATTCAAGGTGTCGACGAACAAGGCCTTCCCGGCATCTATGTGGCGCTGCTGCAAGCCGCCGAAACGATGCGCCGCGGCGGCGGCGTCGGCTATAACTTCTCCGCGATCCGGCCCAAGGGTGCCCGCGTTCATACCACCAGTTCGTCGGCGTCCGGACCGTGCAGTTATATGGACGTGTTCGACGCGTCATGCCGGACCGTGGAAAGCGCCGGCTCGCGGCGCGGCGCGCAAATGGCCGTGCTCGACTGCAATCACCCCGATCTGATCGAGTTCATCGAGGCGAAACATTCGAAGGGCCGCTGGAACAACTTCAACGTGTCGGTGGGCGTCACCGACGAATTCATGCGCGCCGTCGAAGCAGATCAGCCCTGGCCGCTCGTGCACCGCGCCGAGCCGTCGCCGGCGCTGCGCGCGGCCGGCGATGTGCGGCAACGCGAAGACGGCCTGTGGGTTTACAGCGAAAGGCCCGCACGCGAGATCTGGGACCGCATCATGCGCTCCACCTACGACGTCGCCGAGCCCGGCATCGTGTTCATCTCGCGCATGAACGAGGACAACAATCTACGCGCCGTCGAAACCATCCGCGCCACCAATCCGTGCGGCGAACAACCGCTGCCGGCCTACGGCTGCTGCAATCTCGGACCGTTGAACCTCACGCGTTTCGTGCTCGATCCGTTCGCGCAAATGAAAGGCCGCAAGCCTTCATTCGACTGGGACGGTCTCGCCAAACGCACCCGCATCCAGGTGCGTTTTCTCGACGACGTGCTCGACGTCACGCTATGGCCGCTGCAGCAGCAATATGACGAGTCGCGCGCCAAGCGGCGCATCGGCGTGGGCTTCACCGGCCTCGGCGATACGCTGGTGATGCTCGGCTTGCGCTACAACTCGCAGGAAGGCCGCGACTTCGCGGTGCGCATTGCCCGGCTGATGCGCGACGAAGCCTATCGGGCGTCGGTGGAACTGGCGCGCGAGCGCGGCGCGTTTGAGTTGTTCGACGCCGGGCGCTATCTGGAAGCGGGCACGTTCGCCTCGCGCCTGCCCGACGACATCAAAGATGCGATACGCCTGGACGGCATCCGCAACAGCCATCTGCTGTCGATCGCGCCGACGGGCACGGTCAGCCTCGCATTCGCCGACAACGCGTCGAACGGCATCGAGCCGGCCTTCTCGTGGACCTACACGCGCATGAAGGTGATGGCCGACGGCGGCCGCGAATCGTTCGACGTCGAAGACTACGCGTATCGCCTTTATCGCGAGCTCGGCGGCGATGTGAACAAACTGCCAGACTACTTCGTCAGCGCCCTGGAAATGTCGGCACGCGACCACCTCGACATGATGGCCGCCGTGCAGCCGTACGTGGACACGTCGATCTCGAAGACGGTGAACGTGCCGGCAGACTATCCGTTCGAAGCATTCGAAAGCCTTTACTTCGACGCCTGGAAAAACGGTCTGAAGGGCCTCGCCACCTACCGCCCGAACGAAACGCTAGGCGCGGTGCTGAGCGTGAGCCCGCCCCAGGCAGACGACACGCTGGCCGAGACCGATCAGGATCCGCTGCGGATCGCAATCGATCATCGGCCCAAGGGCGAGTTGCCGGCGATCATCGAAAAAGTCGAGTACCTGACGCAAGCCGGCAAGAAGTCGCTTTACGTGGCGGTGTCGTTTATCGAAGTGACGGGACGGCTCGGCGGCGAAGATGTGACGATCGAGCGCCCCATTGAGTTCTTCATTCCGACCGGTCAGCGCGACGAGTCGCAGCAATGGATCACGGCGACGATGCGTTCGCTGTCGCTCGCGGCACGCGGCGGTTTTGTCGCGCGCAACTTGCAGGACATGCGCAAGGTGTCGTGGGATCGCGGCCAGGTGCGGCTCGGCGAGGTGCAGCGGCTCGATGGTCATCGCACGCCGCGCTGGCACGATTCCGAAGTGGCGGCGCTCGCCTTTGCGATCCAGCAGATTCTGCACCGGCGCGGCTTTCTCGACGCTGAAGGCAACCAGGTGCCGTCGCGCATGCTGGCGCGTTTGCCGCGCGGGCAGATGAGAGCCGAGGTGGCGTTGCCGGCGGATTTCGGTATCCGTCCGCATCCTGGCGACGCGGACGAATCAGCATTGCTGACGCAACCCGGTGGCGGTGCGCAAGGACTGCACACCATGCTTGGACGCAAATGCGGCTCTTGCGGTGCGAACGCGGTGATTCGCAAGGATGGATGCGACTTCTGTACGGCGTGCGGTGAAGTCGGCGCGTGTGGGTGA
- a CDS encoding DUF3331 domain-containing protein has protein sequence MTLESVPLDGTNGVRIEILERSDTTLVIRWVEPGRCHYGEQRWRRRSAHTSGTCAVTRRKIRRGDAVFKPAERPAPSNASAMICAEVLGELAEA, from the coding sequence ACGGTACCAATGGCGTACGCATCGAAATTCTCGAGCGCTCCGACACCACGCTGGTGATCCGCTGGGTCGAACCCGGGCGCTGTCACTATGGCGAGCAGCGGTGGCGGCGGCGCTCGGCGCATACGTCGGGAACGTGCGCGGTGACGCGGCGCAAGATTCGCCGCGGCGATGCCGTGTTTAAGCCGGCTGAACGGCCGGCGCCTTCGAATGCTTCTGCGATGATTTGCGCCGAGGTGCTGGGCGAGCTGGCTGAAGCCTGA